In Rutidosis leptorrhynchoides isolate AG116_Rl617_1_P2 chromosome 2, CSIRO_AGI_Rlap_v1, whole genome shotgun sequence, one genomic interval encodes:
- the LOC139890045 gene encoding uncharacterized protein — translation MILCKSVLDIWNGVYKWWGFNIPPNARINNMFAGEGGNGLSGLDKSIWQAVEWVTGYQIWKNRNLKVFHKDSWATAKMVNEIQVKTYEWINNRSKTITLDWHKWMLDPKNSGHNCTLQFDPG, via the coding sequence ATGATCTTATGCAAAAGCGTACTGGATATTTGGAATGGGGTTTACAAGTGGTGGGGTTTCAATATTCCTCCTAATGCACGTATTAATAATATGTTTGCGGGAGAAGGTGGTAATGGTCTTTCGGGTCTTGATAAATCAATTTGGCAAGCGGTCGAGTGGGTCACGGGCTATCAAATTTGGAAAAATAGGAATCTCAAAGTCTTCCATAAAGACTCGTGGGCAACCGCAAAGATGGTGAATGAAATTCAAGTGAAAACTTATGAGTGGATCAATAATAGATCAAAGACGATAACGCTTGATTGGCACAAATGGATGCTGGACCCGAAGAATTCGGGCCATAATTGCACCCTTCAGTTTGATCCGGGATGA